A stretch of Spirochaetota bacterium DNA encodes these proteins:
- a CDS encoding cyclic nucleotide-binding domain-containing protein: protein MGKILFVSSTKKVADEIAGIVRDHSVPANFSFCDDISYAIEILSYELPELLILDFDDASLPLEPLLEKMREDPWLHYGWIIALRSKGSESEFLSAMRYANIIAVLRAKDMQRRLPSIVKIVMDNKHLLFQRDLQRSIRTTVSGMFIVDNDPYEVNVYASIISNYLFYSNYVDIEKRDNVKVALVELLLNAVEHGNCEITFEEKTRFSLEGGSIFDLIDEKLKDRRIAARRVNFSYRIAPERTHLIVRDEGKGFNWRMVKKPAEVNREMLDHGRGIAVAESSAGGLKYNEKGNEVSFDVDHQESRNNLVPIIFDKKDEISFNPGQTVFTMGEESNFLYYIHSGAYGVYGNRNKLIATLNSSDIFIGEMSFLLNDRRTATVRAHSQGTLIKISKKEFTDAIKRYPYYGLILARLLANRIDRMNKML from the coding sequence ATGGGAAAGATCCTCTTTGTTTCATCGACCAAGAAGGTTGCGGATGAGATAGCCGGCATAGTCCGTGATCACTCGGTACCGGCGAATTTCTCGTTCTGCGATGATATCAGTTATGCGATAGAGATCCTGAGCTATGAGCTCCCCGAGCTTCTCATCCTCGATTTTGACGATGCCTCCCTGCCGCTCGAGCCGCTCCTGGAGAAAATGCGCGAGGATCCGTGGCTCCACTACGGCTGGATAATCGCGCTTCGATCGAAAGGGAGCGAGAGCGAATTCCTTTCGGCGATGCGGTATGCGAACATCATCGCCGTGCTCCGAGCGAAGGATATGCAGCGGCGGCTGCCCAGCATCGTGAAGATCGTGATGGACAATAAGCATCTTCTTTTCCAGCGTGACCTTCAGCGCTCGATACGTACGACCGTCTCGGGTATGTTCATCGTCGATAATGACCCCTATGAAGTGAACGTGTATGCGAGCATCATATCGAATTATCTTTTCTACAGCAATTACGTCGATATCGAGAAACGCGACAATGTCAAGGTGGCGCTCGTGGAACTCCTGCTCAATGCCGTCGAGCACGGGAACTGCGAGATAACCTTCGAGGAGAAGACGCGTTTTTCCCTCGAGGGCGGGAGCATCTTCGACCTTATCGATGAAAAGCTCAAGGACAGGCGCATCGCGGCGCGGCGCGTGAATTTCTCCTACCGCATTGCGCCGGAGCGCACGCATCTTATCGTCCGCGACGAGGGGAAGGGGTTCAACTGGCGCATGGTAAAAAAACCCGCCGAGGTGAATCGGGAGATGCTCGATCACGGCCGCGGTATTGCGGTGGCCGAAAGTTCTGCGGGCGGGTTGAAGTACAACGAAAAAGGGAATGAGGTCAGTTTCGATGTCGACCATCAGGAGTCGCGCAATAATCTCGTGCCGATAATCTTCGACAAGAAGGATGAGATATCGTTCAATCCGGGGCAGACCGTGTTCACGATGGGGGAGGAATCGAATTTCCTCTACTACATACACAGCGGTGCGTACGGCGTGTATGGGAACCGTAACAAGCTCATTGCGACGCTGAATTCAAGCGATATTTTCATCGGCGAGATGTCATTCCTGCTCAATGACCGGCGTACGGCCACCGTGCGCGCTCATTCGCAGGGCACGCTCATCAAGATATCAAAGAAAGAGTTCACCGACGCGATAAAACGATATCCCTATTACGGGCTGATACTCGCACGGCTGCTGGCGAACCGCATCGACAGAATGAACAAGATGCTCTGA
- a CDS encoding DUF4390 domain-containing protein — MCKILGIIAMVTAPYTLSAASYEIRLVVGGITVAGDAVRVDVSTTPLPEAFAVQIDAGAVFSVNYHIEFRRVNLFLDDTIRLVRINRIIYRDFWDKQYIIEQAGGVRLYTTPRRDEAIAYLSRIDDVLLAPRRSLIPAARYYFRTRLTAQVVEAYPYFNIFFNFIAALRYKIDWRTSDVMTGRYLVE, encoded by the coding sequence ATGTGCAAAATCCTGGGAATTATCGCTATGGTGACGGCCCCGTATACACTGAGCGCAGCATCGTATGAGATACGGCTTGTCGTCGGCGGCATAACCGTTGCGGGCGATGCCGTGCGCGTTGATGTGAGCACGACGCCGCTCCCGGAGGCGTTCGCGGTGCAGATAGACGCGGGTGCGGTATTCTCCGTGAACTACCATATCGAATTCCGGCGCGTGAACCTCTTTCTTGACGATACGATACGCCTTGTCCGCATCAATCGCATCATCTATCGCGATTTCTGGGACAAGCAGTACATCATCGAGCAGGCGGGCGGGGTGCGCCTTTATACGACGCCGCGCCGCGATGAAGCAATAGCGTATCTGAGCCGTATCGATGATGTCTTGCTTGCACCGCGCCGCTCGCTCATACCGGCCGCGCGGTACTATTTCAGGACACGGCTCACCGCGCAGGTGGTCGAGGCGTATCCGTATTTCAATATATTCTTCAATTTCATCGCGGCCCTCCGGTATAAGATAGACTGGCGCACGAGCGATGTGATGACGGGGCGGTACCTTGTCGAGTGA
- a CDS encoding HAD-IIIA family hydrolase yields the protein MRAFTAYIIAGDAGGFFAPMADVAGRPFLAWQLEWLCRHSVTDVVVAGNIDVIREHFGDGGNIGMRLRYAPSNGLSFAGSFFSAAALYPCEAYLLLSGKSFFNIDLTWFMRFAYERGECSAAVKYLPDIPLGPIALDDGFRIVRPDRSHDIFVEGYHYGGVYAGRFASLVRPSQAPHADGDLSPAVCGIPFGDRFIDADSGYERLAADPSAYFSAKKSSAIFLDRDGILVEDTGYLASTRDVRIIDEAVLLVRRANERGRKVIVLTNQAGVAKGKFSEADVTALNRYIGDGFQKRGACIDGWYYCPTHPSASVASYRRESLQRKPSPGMLLLACDDHAIDATGALMIGDKDSDALSLPYIRTHLLQGAYPITRRDNLSTWDRAMRAVGD from the coding sequence ATGAGGGCGTTCACCGCATATATCATCGCCGGCGATGCGGGCGGTTTTTTTGCGCCGATGGCCGATGTTGCAGGCAGGCCGTTCCTCGCATGGCAATTGGAATGGCTCTGCCGCCATTCGGTCACCGATGTCGTTGTCGCGGGGAATATCGATGTGATCCGTGAGCATTTCGGCGACGGCGGGAATATCGGTATGCGATTGCGATATGCCCCTTCGAACGGGCTGTCGTTTGCCGGATCGTTCTTTTCGGCGGCGGCACTTTACCCCTGCGAGGCATATCTGCTTCTCAGCGGGAAAAGTTTTTTCAATATCGATCTCACGTGGTTCATGCGTTTCGCGTACGAGCGCGGCGAGTGCTCTGCTGCGGTCAAATATCTGCCGGACATTCCCCTCGGGCCTATCGCGCTCGATGACGGTTTTCGTATCGTACGGCCCGACAGATCGCACGATATCTTCGTTGAGGGGTATCACTACGGCGGTGTGTACGCTGGTCGTTTTGCATCGCTTGTGCGTCCATCGCAAGCCCCGCACGCTGACGGGGATCTCTCCCCGGCCGTGTGCGGCATACCGTTCGGCGACCGCTTCATCGATGCCGACAGCGGATATGAACGCCTTGCGGCGGACCCGTCGGCATATTTTTCGGCGAAGAAGTCGTCCGCGATTTTTCTCGATCGCGACGGCATCCTTGTTGAGGACACCGGTTATCTTGCATCAACGCGGGATGTGCGCATCATCGATGAGGCGGTACTGCTGGTGCGCCGTGCCAATGAGCGCGGCAGGAAGGTCATCGTGCTCACGAATCAGGCCGGTGTTGCAAAGGGAAAATTCTCCGAGGCGGATGTGACTGCGCTCAACCGATATATCGGCGATGGATTCCAAAAGCGCGGCGCGTGCATCGATGGATGGTATTATTGCCCGACACATCCTTCAGCATCAGTGGCATCGTATCGCCGTGAGAGCCTGCAGAGAAAGCCCAGCCCCGGCATGCTGCTTCTCGCCTGTGATGACCATGCGATCGATGCGACAGGCGCGCTCATGATAGGCGATAAGGATTCGGACGCGCTTTCGCTCCCGTACATCAGAACGCACCTCCTGCAGGGCGCCTATCCCATTACGCGCAGGGATAACCTCTCGACCTGGGATAGAGCGATGCGGGCTGTCGGCGATTAG
- a CDS encoding peptidase U32 family protein translates to MTPSERKAVLPEAERMKSPPRTMELVSPAGNAEKCAVAFHYGADAVYIGGTNFNLRAMAAGASAEVLAGTVRDAHEHYHGKVYLTLNAYLHEAQSAALIDFLSEIRDIPFDGYIVSDLGTLTALERTIPSARIHVSTQANVTNALAAERWRSLGASRIVLARELTLDEIRAVRDGTDAELEVFVHGAMCIAYAGRCLVSNYLTSRNANSGDCSHVCRWQYRLLEERTRAGEYLPVIDGDGYAMILSSKDLAMARHLKAVSDAGVDAVKIEGRMKSVYYVANVTRVYRKLIDALSGATSFDAVTASGDLSAYIDELEKVTHRMYGTGFFFGGPAAEGAHPSEASYIPGRRLMAMVTSVDGARARITVYNTISPAMTLVAIGRDYCTREYPEYKLMVRDDSGIHDAERVRGVDEAYIETVIPLSPFDILTVEQ, encoded by the coding sequence GTGACCCCGTCGGAACGGAAAGCGGTCCTGCCGGAAGCCGAACGCATGAAGAGCCCCCCGAGAACGATGGAATTGGTATCCCCGGCCGGGAATGCGGAGAAATGCGCGGTCGCCTTCCATTACGGCGCGGATGCGGTGTATATCGGCGGTACGAACTTCAATCTTCGGGCTATGGCCGCCGGCGCTTCGGCGGAGGTGCTTGCGGGAACGGTACGCGACGCGCATGAGCATTATCACGGTAAGGTGTATCTTACGCTCAACGCGTATCTGCACGAGGCGCAAAGCGCAGCGCTCATCGATTTTCTTTCGGAGATACGGGATATCCCGTTCGATGGCTATATCGTTTCCGATCTTGGAACGCTTACGGCGCTCGAGCGGACGATACCTTCTGCGCGCATTCATGTGAGCACGCAGGCGAACGTTACCAATGCCCTTGCCGCCGAACGCTGGCGGTCGCTCGGTGCCTCGCGTATCGTGCTCGCGCGTGAGCTTACGCTCGATGAGATTCGCGCCGTCCGCGACGGTACGGACGCCGAACTCGAGGTGTTCGTTCACGGCGCCATGTGCATCGCCTATGCGGGGCGCTGTCTCGTTTCCAATTATCTCACCTCGCGCAACGCCAATAGCGGCGACTGTTCCCATGTCTGCCGATGGCAGTATCGTTTGCTCGAGGAGCGTACGCGCGCGGGCGAATATCTCCCCGTCATCGACGGCGACGGCTATGCGATGATACTGAGCTCGAAGGACCTGGCCATGGCGCGTCATCTGAAGGCCGTATCCGATGCGGGCGTGGATGCGGTGAAGATAGAGGGCCGCATGAAGAGCGTTTACTATGTGGCGAATGTCACGCGCGTATACCGGAAACTTATCGATGCGCTTTCGGGCGCGACATCATTCGATGCGGTGACAGCATCCGGCGACCTTTCCGCCTATATCGATGAGCTTGAGAAGGTCACGCATCGCATGTACGGTACGGGGTTCTTTTTCGGCGGGCCGGCGGCGGAAGGAGCGCATCCTTCCGAGGCATCGTATATTCCCGGTCGCCGGCTTATGGCGATGGTCACTTCCGTCGATGGTGCGCGTGCGCGTATTACGGTGTACAATACGATATCGCCTGCGATGACGCTTGTTGCCATAGGGCGCGACTACTGCACGCGGGAATATCCTGAGTACAAGCTCATGGTCCGCGATGACAGCGGCATACATGACGCGGAGCGTGTACGCGGCGTTGACGAGGCGTATATCGAGACGGTGATACCGCTGTCTCCCTTCGATATACTCACGGTGGAACAATGA